The genomic segment GTCCAAATGGAGGTAAAAATCTGATGGATTGCTTTCTACTCTAACACAGATAACACAGTTACATCTTCTATACAAGCTATCTACTGATGCATGATTTGTCCATATCATGCTTGATATATAGATAACGTGTTCCTTATATGTTTAACGGTCTGTTTGATTAGGTCTTGTTTATTGCATGGACTACCTGGAGAAAAATATTGACTGGCTAGAGTCCAAATTGAAGCCTCTCCTTAATGGTGAGTATCATAAGGTCTTTTATCACAACCCATTGATTCTCTGTTCTTTCGCAGGATATTTTATGTGGTAAGGCTTTGATGGTTGGCAAGTTTCTCGTTTGGTATGATGAGTTGAGTGCTTATATTGTCATTCCTTTTCCTTTATTATTTCTCTGGTGAGAGTTAAATTTTTGAAAGTGTGTTGCATCATCAAGTACTTCTATCTATCAAATGTAAACATCAAAATTCGTCATCGTTTTTCGAATAAAAAAGTTGTTCCTAAAAATGTTATACAACATGAAATGTGTGCAACATGCAAATCCAGTGACCTAACACTGTCTAGCAAGACTGTTCTCCATGCTGTACATATTTGAAGGCCAACAACAGCAATCCTTAAAATTCGTTTGAAAACAAAGACAAGTTTCTGTGCTTCTATATCTGTAGTCCATGTAATGATGTATAAAACCTACCATCTGAATTTCTTACTGTCTTGGAAAATGCTTGTGGCGCTCTTGTCAAGGTCCCTTCAAGTACTTGTTAAATTTCTCCTTTTGATGTGAACATAGTAATGAGTCAAGAATTACAGTGCCTCTATCTTCTCTCACCATTTTTTCTGATTTCAAATACATACAACTTACCATGAAGCATTATCTGAAGTTTGATCTCCAATGCTCTCCATTTTAGAGGGAGTAAGATCTACAATTTTTGATTCAGGGATGAAAGACCACAGAGAAATTAAGGTGAATTTTGCCTTCCCCCATTCACCTTCCCAGTCTATGTTAATCAAATAAGCAACATAACTACAAAATGATGTTCTTTTCAGTCTATTTCGTGACCTTTATTTAAATGCAAAACTTCTTGCTGCCATGATTACAAtaattttctcctcttcttccctcttcttcccCCACTCTCCCTATGCCCCTACTTTGAATAAGTTACCTGTGTTTGATCCAAAAAACTGAGCAGCAGTATATCCTTCTTTAACACATAATACTTGGATAAAGACAAGAGAGAATTAAAGGTATATCTGTAATGGAAGATACAGCCCTCACAAGAATTGTTGGAACCTGGATTTCAAGAAGATACCAAATAAAAAGGGGATGGCACTTGTTTTCTGATAATTTAGATAAATTACAAAGAATATATTGGTATTTATAGTACTAAATATGGCCATAAGTTATAAAAATTTGTGCAAATTCTATAATATACAAGGAAAACATGTTTGAGAACTTGTTACAACCTCTAGGAATGGTGAAGGCATGCAGATTGATAGAAATCTGGATACAGTCTTGTGGTATGACCTGACAATTTTGATCTTTGGCATTATTTATTTCTTAGCTGTATCATCATGTTTGTTCTGTGAGACGTAGAAGGATCTAAATACCGTCATATAACATTACTGCACTGCACATTTGTCGGCATAGTATAGGATCCATTTATCATGCAATAGCCCATAAGTCTCTGTAAAGTATTCATGACAGCAATTTGCTATGGAAAAGTTGATAATACCTAGGCTTGGACTTTAAAAAATTCGATCAAACATATTAACTTAATTTCAGCTTGGATTCTGGGCTTCTCATTTTTTGCTCTTCTAAACTCTTCATTAAAatggaaaaataaataataagtcATTCTTAAAGAGATGAACTTGTCAGTTAACTAGTGAAGCCAATTGCTTTCAAACTTTAGCATTTCTGACTGCCCTGCTTATTACTACAGATCACTATCTTCTATTTGATTTTCCTGGCCAAGTTGAACTTTTCTTCCTTCATTCAAATGCGAAAAACATTATCACTAAACTTGTCGAGAAGTTGAACCTTCGGGTATGTTATTTATAGCAATGTGGTGGTTCTTATTTGTTTGTGAATGTTCTTTCTGGGCTTATATAACTGAGCTTACATGACAACTTTCTAAGAATATCTATATTTTCGTTTTATGTTATCCAGTTAACTGCTGTTCACCTAGTTGATGCCCATTTATGTTGTGATCCTGGAAAATATGTGAGTGCTCTGCTTCTCTCGCTAACAACAATGTTACATATGGAACTTCCTCACATCAATGTCCTGTCTAAGATCGATCTTATTGAGAGCTATGGGAAACTAGGTATGGTCAAAATCGCAATTATCTTGCTGGTGAATTGTAAGGCACACAACTTTCATGCGAACGGATGTACAATCAGGAGTGGTTGATCTGCTAATACTTTTTTTACAGCTTACAACCTTGAATTCTACACAGATGTTCAAGATTTATCTTATATACAGCACCACCTTGATCAGGATCCTCGTTCAGCCAAATACAGGTGTTTCTTACAGTGAATATGCTGCAGATTTCTGGACACATGACTTCCTTCAGCTACTTTTGCACTAGTCATTATAAGCTTATATTCTCACCATTCTCTAGCATGTGTCAATTTTAAATTTCTCTAAATCTTGCTAGAATGTCCAGGCATCGGTTATGCATATTTTCATTAAATCTTGAAGTGTACAACACTCCATTGTAGATATATATCTGGAAAAATATTAATCAGGTGACTTTAATATATGTTcagatttattttatttactgaGCTGCTTGGTTAAACTGATTGCAGAAAGCTCACCAAAGAGCTCTGTGATGTCATCGAAGATTTCAGCCTGGTTAACTTCACGACCTTGGACATTCAGGCATGTCTGCCtattctaattcctttaaaatttaatttgttGATATATTATCCTCACAGTGGACACGTGTTTCACTTTCCAGGACAAGGAAAGTGTCGGGAATCTTGTGAAGCTGATTGATAAAAGCAATGGATATATATTTGCCAGCATACAAGGGAGTGTTGTGGAGTACAGCAAAATTGCAGCTGCACCTCTTGACTGGGACTACTACCGATATCCTTTTTTCtgattttcctctctctcttttttcaatTGCTTAATTTATGCTGTCTTCCTATCAAACAATaagcaataaatatttttttgatttagttCTATGAAGCATGCAACAGCATTCTTGAAGACTTAAAAGTTTGATAGTTTTCCTTTATATATAGGCGAATCATCATGACTAAATTAAAACTTGTTTTGTTAGCATTCATTGGAACCTCCTTTTGCCTTTGCATCATCAGATTCACAAGTACCTGAGCGTACATGGTTAAATTCAAGCATGCAAGCACGGGCTACTGGTTGATGTTTTATGACATAGCCTCCTTTCCATTATCTGCCAAACAAGTCCCCTTAACAGGTGATTACGACAGCAGCAGTGCAGGAAAAATATATGAAGGATGATtagtattttcaaaattgatggAGAGTGCGTTGTTGATGACCAGCTACCCTTTGCATGCTGCTCGAGGTAGTATaatgtattatttttttggttaatGATCCACAATAAAGCATGCTGTGTGATCGCCTTTTCTCCATTTGGTGGCTCTGATAATAGCATACATTTTCCTCCTTTAATATATAATGATTGAATCCTCTATTTGTCTGTCAAGGCTGGCAGACTTGGTGGCCTCATCATCTTGGTATTGAGCTAGCGTCGGTGCCTTCCTGCACTGTTTGAAGATCTGTAGTGTTGATGCTTTTACTTGTAACACAACACATATACATTATGGAAACTTGAAACACTCCTCGATATTCATATGCACAAAGATTGCTCCTCCATAacattctttttattttgaaaatgatGCAATGGTTATAGCAATGAGGAAATAATGAGTGATGATATTTCTTATCCACTGACAACTGAActaatttcagattaattagAGAATTCTTGCATCAAGAAGTATTCCTAGAGCCAGAGGAAACACGGGGCTCAGTCAGTATTTTTCTTGGAGTTAGGAATTCAATCTCTTGCACTTGCCGTATCATATCTTCTTTTTTCACACTCATATTGTCACAGTGAGACCTTAGTTTCTGGTGCTTGTGAAAATGGATTTATCATAGGAAACGA from the Phoenix dactylifera cultivar Barhee BC4 chromosome 14, palm_55x_up_171113_PBpolish2nd_filt_p, whole genome shotgun sequence genome contains:
- the LOC103707485 gene encoding GPN-loop GTPase QQT1, which translates into the protein MVFGQVVIGPPGSGKTTYCNGMSQFLKLIGRKVAVINLDPANDALPYECTVNIEDLIKLSDVMTEHSLGPNGGLVYCMDYLEKNIDWLESKLKPLLNDHYLLFDFPGQVELFFLHSNAKNIITKLVEKLNLRLTAVHLVDAHLCCDPGKYVSALLLSLTTMLHMELPHINVLSKIDLIESYGKLAYNLEFYTDVQDLSYIQHHLDQDPRSAKYRKLTKELCDVIEDFSLVNFTTLDIQDKESVGNLVKLIDKSNGYIFASIQGSVVEYSKIAAAPLDWDYYRTAAVQEKYMKDD